From the genome of Chroicocephalus ridibundus chromosome 1, bChrRid1.1, whole genome shotgun sequence, one region includes:
- the NTF3 gene encoding neurotrophin-3, which yields MVTPTTILQVNKVMSILFYVIFLAYLRGIQSTNMDQRSLPEDSINSLIIKLIQADILKNKLSKQMVDIKENYQNTVQKADTQQDTDGDENVKSDFQPVISMDTDILRQQRRYNSPRVLLSDNTPLEPPPLYLMEDYIGNSVVVNRTSRRKRYAEHKSHRGEYSVCDSESLWVTDKSSAIDIRGHQVTVLGEIKTGNSPVKQYFYETRCKEAKPVKNGCRGIDDKHWNSQCKTSQTYVRALTSENNKLVGWRWIRIDTSCVCALSRKIGRT from the coding sequence ATCTTACAGGTGAACAAGGTGATGTCCATCTTGTTTTATGTGATATTTCTCGCTTATCTTCGTGGCATCCAGTCTACCAACATGGATCAAAGGAGTTTGCCAGAAGATTCAATAAATTCTCTTATTATTAAACTCATTCAGgcagacattttgaaaaacaagctTTCTAAGCAGATGGTAGATATTAAGGAAAACTATCAAAACACAGTGCAGAAAGCAGACACTCAGCAAGACACGGATGGAGATGAAAATGTGAAATCGGACTTCCAGCCAGTTATCTCAATGGATACAGACATCTTAAGGCAGCAGAGACGCTACAACTCACCCCGAGTCCTCTTGAGTGACAACACGCCGCTGGAACCACCGCCGCTGTACCTCATGGAGGATTATATTGGAAATTCAGTGGTGGTGAACAGAACCTCCCGGCGGAAAAGGTACGCAGAGCACAAGAGTCACCGAGGGGAATATTCTGTTTGTGACAGTGAAAGTTTATGGGTCACGGACAAATCGTCTGCGATCGACATTAGAGGACACCAGGTAACTGTTCTGGGAGAAATTAAAACAGGCAACTCTCCAGTTAAGCAATACTTTTATGAAACAAGGTGTAAAGAAGCCAAGCCTGTAAAAAATGGCTGCCGCGGCATAGATGACAAGCACTGGAACTCCCAATGCAAGACGTCCCAAACATACGTTAGAGCACTGACTTCAGAAAACAATAAACTGGTAGGCTGGAGATGGATAAGAATAGACACCTCCTGTGTGTGTGCGCTGTCAAGGAAAATAGGAAGAACATAA